A region of Halalkaliarchaeum desulfuricum DNA encodes the following proteins:
- a CDS encoding DUF7547 family protein, translating into MSARDDEELRELLGELESTLDELGTELRAEGRSRGLPRPPTPGELLRFTDRYTIPTVIAMLEATIRSLELLQAVLRLADPNRSGIDAGGAGRETRNRLSGARTEASNQLSSALSQLRTALSEANENLPEEPEARSVIEDARELSREIERKLEEDREGTGPGRDAGSSDLGRNDRAPSGAVTIDVTGESPDDEAEAGDDPNADEEPNADDEAEPDEEPEVDVDAELESIKRELDDGENRDPDAIGDGNTDDTEDTDADEQSGTNADE; encoded by the coding sequence ATGTCCGCCCGCGACGACGAGGAACTCCGCGAGCTACTCGGGGAGCTGGAGTCGACCTTGGACGAACTCGGAACCGAGCTGCGAGCCGAGGGGCGGAGTCGCGGGTTGCCGCGGCCGCCGACCCCGGGTGAGCTCCTGCGGTTCACCGACCGGTACACGATCCCGACAGTGATCGCGATGCTCGAGGCGACGATCCGATCGCTGGAGCTGTTGCAGGCGGTACTCAGACTCGCAGATCCGAACCGGTCCGGAATCGACGCCGGCGGGGCCGGCCGCGAAACACGGAATCGGCTGTCGGGCGCCCGAACCGAAGCGTCGAACCAGCTCTCCTCGGCGCTTTCCCAGCTGCGAACCGCGCTCTCGGAGGCCAACGAGAACCTGCCCGAGGAGCCGGAGGCGCGGTCGGTGATCGAGGACGCCAGGGAGTTGAGCCGCGAGATCGAACGGAAACTCGAGGAAGACCGCGAGGGTACAGGCCCGGGACGGGACGCTGGTTCGAGCGATCTCGGCAGGAACGACAGGGCCCCGTCGGGGGCAGTGACGATCGACGTGACCGGGGAGTCACCCGACGATGAAGCCGAGGCCGGGGACGATCCGAACGCAGACGAGGAACCGAACGCAGACGACGAAGCCGAACCGGACGAGGAACCGGAAGTGGACGTCGACGCGGAGCTCGAATCGATAAAGCGCGAACTCGACGACGGCGAAAACCGGGATCCGGACGCGATCGGGGATGGCAATACCGACGACACGGAGGATACCGACGCCGACGAACAGAGTGGCACGAACGCCGACGAATAG
- a CDS encoding acyl-CoA dehydrogenase family protein — MEFELTDEQKALREEVRRFAENEIRPVASEYDVNEEYPHEVMDKAAEMGLLAPHIPIDYGGVGYSSMEMCILTEELFAVDPGIGLCITSAGFGAEAIMEFGSEEMKEEYLPPLAEGETVMGSAISEPQAGSDVTSISTRAEKDGDEWVINGNKMWITNGTVADYFVVVCETDPEVEDRYSGYSQILVEADRDGFSADKITGKLGIRASDTAELIFDDVRVPEENLIGTRGMGFLQLMQFFDETRTAVAAQGVGIAKGAAERSLEYAQEREQFGRSISEFQSIQHKLADMHTRTEAARQLTYKSAWSVDNRGDDLTMLASMAKEFASRVARDVTDEAVQIHGGAGYVNDHDVERLFRDAKITQIYEGTSEIQKNIIARELLGKGF, encoded by the coding sequence ATGGAGTTCGAACTCACCGACGAGCAGAAGGCGCTCCGCGAGGAAGTCCGGCGGTTCGCGGAAAACGAGATCCGGCCGGTCGCAAGCGAGTACGACGTAAACGAGGAGTATCCCCACGAGGTAATGGACAAGGCTGCCGAGATGGGGCTGCTCGCCCCGCACATACCGATCGACTACGGCGGGGTGGGGTACTCGTCGATGGAAATGTGCATTCTGACCGAGGAGCTGTTCGCAGTGGATCCGGGGATCGGACTGTGTATCACGAGTGCCGGGTTCGGCGCCGAGGCGATCATGGAGTTCGGCAGCGAGGAAATGAAAGAGGAGTACCTCCCGCCGCTCGCGGAGGGCGAGACCGTGATGGGCTCGGCGATCAGCGAACCGCAGGCTGGATCGGACGTCACGTCTATCAGCACCCGAGCGGAGAAGGACGGCGACGAGTGGGTGATAAACGGGAACAAGATGTGGATCACCAACGGGACCGTCGCCGACTACTTCGTCGTGGTGTGCGAGACGGACCCGGAGGTGGAAGACCGCTATTCGGGCTACTCACAGATACTCGTCGAGGCGGATCGAGACGGCTTCTCGGCCGACAAGATCACCGGGAAGCTCGGAATCCGCGCAAGCGACACCGCCGAGTTGATCTTCGACGACGTACGGGTCCCCGAAGAGAACCTCATCGGGACCCGCGGAATGGGATTCCTGCAGCTGATGCAGTTCTTCGACGAGACGCGGACCGCCGTCGCCGCCCAGGGTGTCGGGATCGCGAAGGGTGCCGCCGAGCGCTCCCTGGAGTACGCCCAGGAGCGCGAGCAGTTCGGCCGGTCGATCAGCGAGTTCCAGTCGATTCAACACAAGCTCGCGGACATGCACACCCGCACGGAGGCCGCCCGACAGCTGACGTACAAGTCCGCCTGGAGCGTCGATAACCGCGGCGACGATCTCACGATGCTGGCTTCGATGGCCAAGGAGTTCGCCTCGAGGGTCGCCCGCGACGTCACCGACGAGGCGGTGCAGATCCACGGCGGCGCGGGCTACGTCAACGACCACGACGTAGAGCGGCTCTTCCGCGACGCGAAGATCACCCAGATCTACGAGGGGACCAGCGAGATCCAGAAGAACATCATCGCGCGGGAGCTGCTCGGCAAGGGCTTTTAA
- a CDS encoding monovalent cation/H+ antiporter subunit E, with protein MPAENGRLLVPVKNTATVRKTVANAVARITTAERDPELHFVYLATWRDDDPGSTDRYAEATALLDRIEVWCRYDFEETGYDETISSADVVHTTVLGRGEYLFGADDYAELLFEYAEERGIETVLMDPEYSLVGRSTLHQPLDFELEARGLTVEEAPVDRPSRRQRFAQELSAGRFLFVFGVSYLFYLVLGGFSGLFDVITGAVSAAIVAGVLSTITVDRDPSFPETPLRILRLAVYVPYLFIEIVKSNLVIASVILRPSMPIKPRLTRVRVYVGPGVQLTTLANSITLTPGTLTVRARDQNLYVHSLVPSARDGLFAGSLERWVRFIFYGREAARIASPEERGDTEILQGPEADAVADGGVSDGDSNDHNSSDRGTADDREVSDE; from the coding sequence GTGCCGGCTGAAAACGGACGGCTGCTGGTACCGGTAAAGAACACGGCTACCGTTCGCAAAACGGTCGCAAACGCAGTAGCGCGGATCACCACCGCGGAACGCGACCCCGAGCTCCACTTCGTCTATCTCGCAACGTGGCGGGACGACGATCCCGGATCGACCGATAGATACGCGGAGGCGACAGCATTGCTCGATCGGATCGAGGTGTGGTGTAGATACGACTTCGAGGAGACCGGATACGACGAAACGATCTCGTCGGCGGACGTCGTTCACACGACGGTTCTGGGACGCGGGGAGTACCTCTTCGGTGCGGACGACTACGCCGAGTTGCTCTTCGAATACGCCGAGGAACGCGGGATCGAGACGGTCCTGATGGATCCCGAATACAGCCTCGTCGGGCGGTCGACGCTGCATCAACCGCTGGATTTCGAACTCGAAGCTCGTGGATTGACCGTCGAGGAGGCGCCCGTCGATCGGCCCTCCAGGCGACAGCGGTTCGCCCAGGAGCTGTCTGCGGGACGGTTCCTGTTCGTGTTCGGCGTTTCCTATCTGTTTTACCTCGTTCTGGGCGGGTTTTCGGGGCTGTTCGACGTCATTACCGGCGCGGTCAGCGCCGCGATCGTCGCGGGAGTGCTCTCGACGATCACGGTCGATCGGGATCCCTCGTTTCCGGAAACTCCGCTCCGAATCCTCCGACTGGCCGTGTACGTCCCGTACCTGTTCATCGAGATCGTGAAGTCGAACCTCGTCATCGCGTCGGTGATCCTTCGACCGTCGATGCCGATCAAACCACGGCTCACTCGCGTTCGGGTGTACGTCGGCCCCGGCGTTCAGCTCACGACGCTTGCGAACAGCATCACGCTGACCCCCGGAACGCTCACCGTCCGGGCGAGAGACCAGAACCTCTACGTCCACTCGCTGGTCCCGTCGGCGCGAGACGGGCTGTTCGCCGGCTCGCTGGAACGGTGGGTCCGGTTTATCTTCTACGGCCGGGAAGCCGCCCGGATCGCAAGTCCCGAAGAGCGGGGAGACACAGAGATACTTCAGGGACCTGAAGCCGACGCGGTCGCCGACGGCGGCGTCTCCGATGGCGACAGCAACGACCACAACAGCTCCGACCGCGGCACCGCAGACGACCGGGAGGTGAGCGACGAATGA
- a CDS encoding cation:proton antiporter — protein MSFVETTVVAGFSLGEILIAIAALFVALAIAMLYRAVDGPTIQDRVLAVNVLGTNTVVILALLGAALNEPWFLDIALVYALLNFLMSVAISKFTVEQGGVI, from the coding sequence ATGAGTTTCGTCGAGACGACCGTCGTGGCCGGCTTCTCGCTCGGGGAGATACTGATCGCCATCGCAGCACTGTTCGTCGCGCTCGCGATCGCAATGCTGTACCGTGCGGTCGACGGTCCGACCATCCAGGACCGGGTGCTGGCGGTGAACGTCCTCGGAACCAACACCGTCGTCATTCTCGCACTGTTGGGCGCCGCACTCAACGAGCCGTGGTTCCTGGACATCGCGCTAGTGTACGCGCTGTTGAACTTCCTGATGTCGGTTGCGATCTCGAAGTTCACCGTCGAACAGGGGGGCGTCATATGA
- the mnhG gene encoding monovalent cation/H(+) antiporter subunit G has translation MTDLEFVRVALVLLLALTGLFFTLVSATGVIRLPDVYARAHTASQADTLGAGFALAAVAFTLGWEPTTVKTVFLLFFIFLTNPTAAHAIARAAFEEGIEPWTELDEEGGERR, from the coding sequence ATGACCGACCTGGAGTTCGTCCGCGTTGCGCTGGTACTCCTGCTCGCACTCACGGGGCTGTTTTTCACCCTCGTGTCCGCGACCGGCGTGATCCGCCTGCCGGACGTGTACGCCCGCGCCCACACCGCCTCGCAGGCCGACACGCTCGGGGCGGGCTTTGCGCTCGCAGCCGTCGCGTTCACGCTCGGCTGGGAGCCAACCACGGTGAAAACCGTGTTCCTCCTGTTTTTCATCTTCCTGACCAACCCGACTGCGGCTCACGCGATCGCCCGGGCCGCCTTCGAGGAGGGGATCGAGCCGTGGACCGAACTCGACGAGGAGGGAGGTGAACGGCGGTGA
- a CDS encoding DUF4040 domain-containing protein gives MTPIEATLIVFVIAAATATALFRDVLASIVVFGAYSLGMAVLYTFYRAPDVALTEAAIGAGVTTILLLLTIAKTVRLDHDRTFEPVSWPAVGVVGVLGVLMLATVPSIYPVGDPDAPAWANPEVTGYYIQHAYPETGVENAVMAVLAGYRAFDTFGEAVVVFAAGIAVLIALDREVFT, from the coding sequence GTGACGCCGATCGAAGCCACCCTGATCGTGTTCGTGATCGCGGCAGCGACTGCGACGGCGCTGTTCCGCGACGTGCTGGCGTCGATCGTCGTGTTCGGCGCCTACAGCCTCGGGATGGCGGTGCTGTACACGTTCTACCGTGCTCCCGATGTCGCACTCACCGAGGCGGCCATCGGCGCGGGCGTGACGACGATCCTGCTTCTGTTGACGATCGCGAAGACGGTCCGACTGGACCACGACCGCACCTTCGAGCCGGTCTCGTGGCCGGCGGTCGGCGTCGTTGGCGTTCTCGGCGTGCTCATGCTCGCGACAGTGCCGTCGATCTATCCCGTGGGTGATCCCGACGCGCCGGCGTGGGCCAACCCGGAGGTAACGGGCTACTACATCCAGCACGCCTATCCCGAGACCGGGGTCGAAAACGCCGTGATGGCCGTCCTCGCCGGCTACCGCGCGTTCGACACCTTCGGCGAGGCTGTCGTCGTGTTCGCTGCCGGGATCGCCGTGCTGATCGCCCTCGATCGGGAGGTGTTCACATGA
- a CDS encoding cation:proton antiporter subunit C, with protein MIELLTTRHAYIAFVLLVCIGLYMMIASPNIVKKLIGLNLFQTAVFLLFVVAAYVQGGTSPVIPAGAPETYVSPLPHVIVLTAIVVGVSLTAVGLALSIRVYSEFGTLRMDVLREIVRENREVNDD; from the coding sequence ATGATCGAACTGCTGACGACGAGACACGCCTACATCGCGTTCGTCCTGTTGGTCTGTATCGGGCTCTACATGATGATCGCGAGCCCGAACATCGTCAAGAAGCTGATCGGGCTGAACCTGTTCCAGACGGCGGTGTTCCTGCTTTTCGTCGTCGCGGCGTACGTCCAGGGCGGTACCTCGCCGGTGATCCCCGCCGGCGCACCCGAGACGTACGTCAGTCCACTGCCGCACGTGATCGTGCTCACCGCCATCGTGGTGGGCGTGAGCCTCACCGCGGTCGGGCTCGCGCTCAGCATCCGGGTGTACTCGGAGTTCGGCACGCTCCGGATGGACGTGCTCAGAGAGATCGTCCGTGAAAACAGGGAGGTGAACGATGACTGA
- a CDS encoding monovalent cation/H+ antiporter subunit D family protein has protein sequence MTDVLLPLLVAVPILAAVLPLAFGLRFENVGWPVAAATTFGMLVVAAGAAWEVFTEGPLYHELGGFPRPVGIELVGDELSTLVVLLVAVVSFTVVLYARTAGPRGNPFYSGYLLLIGGLMGVSLTGDLFNMFVFLEIVGLTTYALVAADRSGEAAYAALKYLFIGTVGASLYLIGVGYAFLATGTLNMIDLQTALADAGYTNTLVRAAFGFIVAGFAIKIALFPVHTWQPDAYQQAPDSVSALISALVSTVAAYALIRVVYTVFTIDFLAANPAITDGVLLLATVSILAGSALAVTQSEIKRMLAYSSVAQFGMIAAAVLIANDTALTGAIIHLIGHGLMKGALFMGAGVLAAAYGVRTLHEYAGLSAKAPYTAGAISVLGLALVGIPPSIGFLGKWYIALGAIEGGHWVVAGVVFLSTLLTLAYVARLLEKFYFTPSGVEHLGGVEPVEPGAPATDGGSTPEHDGENDDGHGSEHVPPAVPVPVNRRPGVSAVMVLLVVLAAVGVVALGFGGSVFESLIDPFVGRVL, from the coding sequence ATGACTGACGTCCTGCTCCCGCTTCTGGTCGCAGTCCCGATCCTGGCTGCGGTGCTCCCGCTCGCGTTCGGCCTCCGGTTCGAGAACGTCGGCTGGCCGGTTGCGGCGGCGACCACGTTCGGAATGCTCGTGGTCGCAGCCGGTGCCGCGTGGGAAGTGTTCACCGAGGGTCCACTGTACCACGAACTCGGCGGGTTCCCCCGCCCAGTGGGAATCGAACTCGTCGGCGACGAACTGTCGACGCTCGTCGTCCTTCTGGTCGCGGTGGTGTCGTTCACCGTCGTGCTGTACGCCCGGACCGCCGGCCCGCGGGGCAACCCGTTTTACAGCGGCTACCTCCTTTTGATCGGCGGCCTGATGGGCGTCTCGCTGACAGGCGACCTGTTCAACATGTTCGTCTTCCTGGAGATCGTCGGGCTGACGACGTACGCGCTGGTCGCGGCCGACAGATCCGGGGAGGCCGCCTACGCCGCACTCAAGTACCTGTTCATCGGGACGGTCGGCGCGTCACTGTACCTCATCGGGGTCGGCTACGCGTTCCTCGCGACCGGCACGCTCAACATGATCGACCTGCAGACGGCGCTCGCCGACGCCGGGTACACCAACACGCTGGTGCGGGCTGCGTTCGGCTTCATCGTCGCCGGCTTCGCCATCAAGATCGCGCTGTTCCCGGTCCACACCTGGCAGCCGGACGCCTATCAGCAGGCGCCCGACAGCGTGAGTGCGCTGATCTCCGCGCTGGTGTCGACGGTCGCCGCGTACGCGCTGATTCGGGTGGTGTATACGGTCTTCACGATCGACTTCCTCGCGGCCAACCCCGCGATCACCGACGGCGTGCTGCTGCTTGCGACGGTGAGCATCCTCGCCGGCTCCGCCCTCGCGGTCACCCAGTCGGAGATCAAGCGGATGCTCGCATACTCCTCTGTCGCGCAGTTCGGGATGATCGCCGCCGCGGTGCTGATCGCGAACGACACCGCCCTCACGGGTGCGATCATTCACCTGATCGGTCACGGGCTGATGAAGGGGGCGCTGTTCATGGGTGCCGGCGTGCTCGCGGCGGCGTACGGCGTCCGCACCCTGCACGAGTACGCCGGCCTCTCCGCGAAGGCGCCCTACACCGCGGGCGCGATCTCCGTGCTGGGGCTCGCGCTCGTCGGGATCCCGCCGTCGATCGGCTTCCTCGGCAAGTGGTACATCGCGCTGGGGGCGATAGAGGGCGGCCACTGGGTCGTCGCCGGCGTCGTCTTCCTGTCGACGCTTTTGACCCTGGCGTACGTCGCCCGGCTGCTCGAGAAGTTCTACTTCACGCCGTCGGGGGTGGAACACCTCGGCGGCGTCGAGCCGGTCGAGCCGGGGGCGCCGGCGACCGACGGCGGTTCGACTCCCGAGCACGACGGTGAGAACGACGACGGACACGGCAGCGAGCACGTCCCGCCGGCGGTACCAGTTCCGGTGAACCGGCGTCCGGGCGTCTCCGCCGTGATGGTCCTTTTGGTCGTCCTGGCCGCGGTCGGGGTTGTCGCGCTGGGCTTCGGTGGTAGCGTCTTCGAGTCGCTGATCGATCCGTTCGTCGGGAGGGTTCTGTAA
- a CDS encoding cation:proton antiporter — protein MEVFDYRPLAAVLVSLVGTAAIVALHRRPNYREAATMLTALAKFGIVASMLPAVLAGTTFVWSFGTFVPGVEFALRADPLGMLFAFLASGLWIITSLYSIGYMRGLDEHGQTRYFASFAVSLSATMGIAFASNLVTIFVFYELLSVATYPLVAHDEDDRARSAGRKYIAYTFFGGGVLVLAGTVLTFWLTGTTDFTAGGIPMLADVAAADPWLAKLTFVLLAVGFGVKAGLMPLHQWLPEAMVAPTPVSGLLHAVAVVKSGAFGVARVTLDVFGPQVAFDLGMGLALSVLAAFTLTAASLIAIRKDHLKQRLAYSTVSQLSYIVLGLGLFGWYGLIGALLHIPAHAFMKLTLFFCAGAIHVETHTDYISKMAGIGKRMPVTMGAFAITAAGMAGMPLLAGFVSKYYMLIGAAELGGVFLYLAGALLVSGVLNVVYFWPVVYTAFFEAEDDHDAKPLVDGPMGGERRSLLAATDGGRPPEDDTVEATGEETDGESPRIPDAEGEEDDDVIQPDFSPGERDFSEPAPTVDTGDYAVDQYPSDHLDDDHEDRTADRDDRDEPHEGRDETHEGHDETHEGHDEHHHGGPPSGGWRRLSAREALSGRETTWFMLGPILAAALGAVLLGIVPYRMVFLGLIELIVENAGVLP, from the coding sequence ATGGAGGTATTCGACTACCGACCACTGGCTGCGGTTCTGGTCTCGCTGGTCGGCACGGCCGCCATCGTGGCGCTGCACCGCCGACCGAACTACCGAGAGGCGGCGACGATGCTCACGGCGCTTGCGAAGTTCGGCATCGTCGCGAGCATGCTGCCGGCCGTCCTCGCGGGCACGACGTTCGTCTGGTCGTTCGGGACGTTCGTCCCCGGCGTCGAGTTCGCGCTCCGTGCGGATCCGCTGGGGATGCTGTTCGCGTTCCTCGCCAGCGGCCTGTGGATCATCACCTCGCTGTACAGCATCGGCTACATGCGCGGGCTCGACGAACACGGCCAGACGCGATACTTCGCCTCCTTTGCCGTCTCGCTGTCGGCGACCATGGGGATCGCGTTCGCGTCGAACCTCGTGACGATCTTCGTCTTCTACGAGCTGCTGTCGGTGGCGACGTATCCACTCGTCGCCCACGACGAGGACGACCGCGCGCGGTCGGCCGGCCGGAAGTACATCGCCTACACCTTCTTCGGCGGGGGCGTACTCGTCCTCGCCGGGACGGTGTTGACGTTCTGGCTGACCGGCACTACTGACTTCACTGCCGGCGGGATCCCGATGCTCGCGGACGTGGCTGCCGCCGACCCGTGGCTCGCGAAGCTGACGTTCGTACTGCTCGCGGTCGGGTTCGGCGTGAAGGCCGGCCTGATGCCGCTGCACCAGTGGCTTCCCGAGGCGATGGTCGCGCCGACCCCGGTTTCGGGGCTGTTGCACGCGGTTGCGGTCGTCAAGTCCGGCGCGTTCGGCGTCGCCCGGGTGACCCTCGACGTCTTCGGACCGCAGGTCGCGTTCGACCTGGGAATGGGGCTGGCGCTGTCGGTGCTGGCGGCGTTTACCCTGACTGCGGCGTCGCTGATCGCGATCCGGAAGGACCACCTCAAACAGCGGCTCGCCTACTCGACGGTGTCACAGCTGTCGTACATCGTGCTCGGGCTGGGGCTGTTCGGCTGGTACGGGCTGATCGGCGCGCTGTTGCACATCCCCGCCCACGCGTTCATGAAGCTCACCCTGTTCTTCTGTGCGGGCGCGATCCACGTCGAAACCCACACCGACTACATCTCGAAAATGGCCGGCATCGGCAAGCGGATGCCCGTGACGATGGGCGCGTTCGCGATAACGGCCGCCGGCATGGCGGGGATGCCGCTTCTGGCCGGCTTCGTCTCGAAGTACTACATGCTCATCGGCGCGGCGGAACTGGGCGGGGTGTTCCTGTATCTGGCGGGCGCCCTGCTCGTCTCCGGCGTGCTCAACGTCGTCTACTTCTGGCCGGTGGTGTACACCGCCTTCTTCGAGGCGGAGGACGACCACGATGCCAAGCCGCTGGTCGACGGCCCCATGGGCGGCGAGCGTCGCTCGCTGCTGGCGGCGACCGACGGCGGTCGGCCCCCGGAGGACGACACCGTCGAAGCGACCGGCGAAGAGACTGACGGCGAGTCTCCCCGGATTCCCGACGCCGAAGGCGAGGAAGACGACGACGTGATCCAGCCGGACTTCTCGCCGGGGGAGCGGGACTTCTCGGAGCCCGCACCCACCGTCGACACCGGCGACTACGCCGTCGACCAGTATCCGAGCGACCACCTCGATGACGATCACGAGGACAGGACAGCAGATCGGGATGACCGTGACGAACCACACGAAGGCCGCGACGAAACACACGAAGGCCACGACGAAACACACGAAGGCCACGACGAACACCACCACGGCGGCCCGCCGTCGGGCGGCTGGCGGCGACTTTCCGCCCGGGAGGCGCTTTCGGGCCGTGAAACGACCTGGTTCATGCTCGGGCCGATCCTGGCCGCCGCGCTGGGCGCGGTGCTGCTCGGGATCGTCCCTTACCGGATGGTGTTCCTCGGACTCATCGAGCTGATCGTCGAGAACGCGGGGGTGCTGCCATGA
- a CDS encoding Na(+)/H(+) antiporter subunit D, with translation MNELLATIPPFLPVAVAALLAVLLPRHAGHAVGMLAALFVLGQSLVMPATTPATVQFLGFETVPIFVDQFTRLYGVVIGFLAAAAVAYSWGSDAPRVQTGFALAYVSSTLGMVFAGDWLTLIFFWELMAVTSTLLVWHYGGEAVRAGYRYAIAHGIGGTLLLGAVTLHYARVGSFLFEASTGIAGSLGTLPSVEALPALLAALGIGVNCAFIGLHTWLPDTYPRPHVAASVFLSVFTTKTAVYAMYRAFPEGGLWLAYLGGAMAVYGVFFALLQYDPRRLLSYHIQAQVGYMLAGIGLASLGGDLGNFAVAGGVAHAFNNVLYKSLLFMAVGVVIYRTGINDIRKLGGLWKVMPVTFVVYVIGAASITAVPGFTGFISKGMVIDAAHEVSNVPLLLGEDLLWWLLIIGGVGTFMSFIKLGWYIFFHNAPEIRPKDSTVGQTVGMVAVAGLCVYFGIFYGSLFELLPFAETWETSPYSTGHLIEGFALLVAGFVGFFTLKGPLARISHLPDMERVINPAVFYTGRGFVWGVTELWAAVDRVVMQTAATLKQIGTHPEQAVRRVAGISEDADVYLRADIGRSVIFLTLLTAAALAALLL, from the coding sequence ATGAACGAACTGCTCGCCACGATCCCGCCGTTCCTCCCCGTCGCGGTCGCCGCGCTACTTGCGGTCTTGTTGCCGCGACACGCCGGCCACGCGGTCGGGATGCTGGCCGCGCTGTTCGTGCTCGGCCAGTCGCTCGTGATGCCGGCGACGACCCCCGCGACCGTGCAGTTCCTCGGCTTCGAAACGGTGCCGATCTTCGTCGATCAGTTCACCCGGCTGTACGGCGTCGTGATCGGCTTCCTCGCGGCCGCCGCCGTCGCGTACTCGTGGGGCAGCGACGCCCCGCGAGTACAGACCGGCTTCGCGCTCGCGTACGTCTCCAGCACGCTGGGGATGGTGTTCGCCGGCGACTGGCTCACGCTGATCTTCTTCTGGGAGCTGATGGCCGTCACCTCGACGCTTCTGGTGTGGCACTACGGCGGCGAGGCGGTCCGGGCGGGCTACCGCTACGCCATCGCCCACGGGATCGGCGGGACGCTCCTTCTGGGGGCGGTGACGCTACACTACGCCCGGGTGGGGTCGTTCCTCTTCGAAGCCAGCACCGGGATCGCAGGGAGCCTGGGGACGCTGCCGTCGGTCGAGGCGCTGCCGGCGCTGCTCGCGGCGCTGGGGATCGGCGTCAACTGTGCGTTCATCGGCCTGCACACCTGGCTGCCGGACACCTACCCGCGTCCCCACGTCGCGGCGTCGGTGTTCCTGTCGGTGTTCACCACCAAAACTGCGGTCTACGCAATGTACCGCGCGTTCCCGGAAGGTGGCCTGTGGCTGGCGTATCTCGGCGGCGCGATGGCCGTCTACGGCGTCTTCTTCGCCCTGCTGCAGTACGATCCGCGGCGGCTGCTCTCGTATCACATCCAGGCCCAGGTGGGGTACATGCTCGCGGGGATCGGGCTCGCGTCGCTGGGTGGCGATCTCGGCAACTTCGCGGTCGCCGGCGGGGTGGCTCACGCCTTCAACAACGTGCTGTACAAGAGCCTGCTGTTCATGGCCGTCGGGGTCGTGATCTACCGGACCGGAATAAACGACATCCGGAAGCTCGGCGGGCTCTGGAAGGTGATGCCCGTCACCTTCGTCGTCTACGTGATCGGGGCCGCGTCGATTACCGCCGTCCCCGGATTCACGGGATTCATCTCGAAAGGGATGGTGATCGACGCCGCCCACGAGGTGAGCAACGTGCCGCTCCTTTTGGGTGAAGACCTGCTGTGGTGGCTGTTGATCATCGGCGGCGTCGGGACGTTCATGTCCTTCATCAAGCTCGGCTGGTACATCTTCTTCCACAACGCGCCGGAGATCCGACCCAAGGACTCGACGGTGGGACAGACCGTCGGGATGGTCGCGGTTGCCGGGCTGTGTGTGTACTTCGGGATCTTCTACGGCTCGCTGTTCGAGCTGCTGCCGTTCGCGGAGACCTGGGAAACCTCGCCGTACAGCACGGGTCACCTGATCGAAGGGTTCGCCCTGCTGGTGGCCGGCTTCGTCGGCTTCTTCACGCTGAAGGGGCCGCTCGCCCGGATCTCCCACCTGCCGGACATGGAGCGGGTGATCAACCCGGCGGTCTTTTACACCGGTCGGGGCTTCGTCTGGGGTGTCACCGAGTTGTGGGCGGCCGTCGACCGGGTCGTCATGCAAACTGCGGCGACGCTGAAGCAGATCGGCACGCATCCCGAGCAGGCCGTGCGGCGCGTCGCCGGAATCTCCGAGGACGCCGACGTCTACCTGCGTGCCGACATCGGTCGGAGCGTGATCTTCCTCACGTTACTCACGGCGGCGGCGCTGGCGGCGCTGTTGCTGTAG